The Cytobacillus firmus genome segment AGAAGTCCAATGACCTTATCCGGAATAGTATAACGCTGGTTTAAATATCTTAGAGCGGCAGCAAGTTCTCCGTCCGCACCCCCATATTGTTCAATTAGATACTTTGCCAGTTTAGGATTGCAAGTGCTCACCTTCACCGGATATTGCAGTTTCTTTTCATAAACCCACATTTTATTCTCAGCCTCCTTTGGAAGTCCGTTAGTAAGCCTTGAGCGCCTCCATATTAAGAAGGCGCCTGAAAATCAATTTATACCTGCCATGGCCACGGGGGATCATCCCAATTCCATGGCTGTCCCGAATAGCTGTGGCCAAATTGCATTAATGGACCATATTTGCTTTCAATGGCATTTCTCAGCTTTTTCCGTTCTTTTGCGTAATGGTTGAATTGCTTAATGGCTTCTGTATCATTATTGTGCGTATCAAGGTATAAAGTCAGCTCAACAAGTACAAAGTCTACAGCCTGAAGCTGTTCAAGAAGCTGGTAATAATCTGCGGGTAATTGTTTCATCACTGCTGTCCCTCCCTGGCTTTTTCATAGGGACTGTACCATGGATCATAGAAAGCCTTCCACAGAGTTCCTGTTTTTAAGGCCTGCATTGGTGTAAATTGTTCCAGTCCCGGCGGCTGAAATCCCATATAAAGGTTCGGAGGTGTGGAATAAGTTTTGACCTTAATTGGAGTGCAGGGGTCAAAGGGGCTAACATATGGGTGCCAGGTCTTACGGAGTGTATTCATCATAATCCCTCCTTTTTATGCGTCATTGAAACTTATGAGATCCACAGTGGTTTTATGATCGTTTACTCCAATAAAAAGAGGGAAAAGTTGAATAAATGGCGAAATAAATGGTAGGTCTAATTAATATTACTTTTGAGGTGATGGCAATGTTTGTGAAAAGTATTATGATTCCGAAGCATAACTGTAAAACAATCGGACAGGATGAAGCATTGAAAGATGCTCTGGATTTGCTTGAGGACAACCAGATCGATGGACTTCCTGTGTTGGATGGAGATCAATATGCCGGCATAATTACCAGGTATGGAATATATGAGAACTTCTTTTTATCAGGAAAATCAAAGGAAGAGTTTCTTAGAGGAACACTCGTAAAAGATATTGCCACACATCAGGAGCAATATTTGCAGGGAAATGAAATTTTTGAAAAAACACTGCTGGATTTAAAGGATTTTCCTTTACTTGCTGTTTTGGGCGAAAACCGTAAATTCCTGGGGATCGTCACCCGTTTTGATGTTCTGGCTCAATTTCAATCTGCTTTCGGGACGAATAAACCCGGTGTCAGGATTGCGTTTACCTCTGTGGAAGCAGAAGGGCGAATTGCCCGTTTGGCCGAAATCGCCCATTATTTCCATGAACACATCATATCTCTTGTTACTTTTGATGAAACAGACAAGCTGGTCCGCCGCATTGTGATGAAAGTAGAGAAAAATGATAATATGGATAAGTTCATCAGCCGGCTTGAAAAATCAGGTTTCCGTGTTCTGGATATTACAGAAGATTAATGTATATATAGTCAACAAAATAAATCCTTCTCATACACTCTGTATGGGAGGGATTTTTATTGTTTATTATTTTGCTGAAGCTGGTGACAGGCTTTATTGGCGGCATTTTATA includes the following:
- a CDS encoding spore coat protein CotJB, which produces MKQLPADYYQLLEQLQAVDFVLVELTLYLDTHNNDTEAIKQFNHYAKERKKLRNAIESKYGPLMQFGHSYSGQPWNWDDPPWPWQV
- a CDS encoding spore coat associated protein CotJA; the protein is MNTLRKTWHPYVSPFDPCTPIKVKTYSTPPNLYMGFQPPGLEQFTPMQALKTGTLWKAFYDPWYSPYEKAREGQQ
- a CDS encoding CBS domain-containing protein, whose product is MFVKSIMIPKHNCKTIGQDEALKDALDLLEDNQIDGLPVLDGDQYAGIITRYGIYENFFLSGKSKEEFLRGTLVKDIATHQEQYLQGNEIFEKTLLDLKDFPLLAVLGENRKFLGIVTRFDVLAQFQSAFGTNKPGVRIAFTSVEAEGRIARLAEIAHYFHEHIISLVTFDETDKLVRRIVMKVEKNDNMDKFISRLEKSGFRVLDITED